A single Ascochyta rabiei chromosome 4, complete sequence DNA region contains:
- a CDS encoding 60S ribosomal protein L34B: MPSTRLTYRRRAPYNTRSQKVRVIKTPGGELRYLHIKKKGTAPKCGDCGTKLAGVPALRPREYATVSRPKKTVQRAYGGSRCANCVQDRIVRAFLIEEQKVVKKVLKESQQKKR; this comes from the exons ATGCCTTCCACCAGACTCACCTAC AGGCGTCGTGCCCCCTACAACACCAGGAGCCAGAAGGTCCGCGTGATCAAGACTCCCGGCGGTGAGCTCCGCTACCTTCACATCAAGAAGAAGGGCACTGCTCCCAAGTGCGGT GACTGCGGTACCAAGCTCGCCGGTGTTCCCGCCCTCCGCCCCCGCGAATACGCCACCGTCTCCCGCCCCAAGAAGACCGTCCAGCGCGCGTACGGTGGTTCGCGATGCGCCAACTGCGTCCAGGACCGCATCGTCCGTGCTTTCCTCATTGAGGAGCAGAAGGTCGTCAAGAAGGTCCTCAAGGAGTCCCAGCAGAAGAAGCGTTAA
- a CDS encoding pre-mRNA-splicing factor 8, translating into MLPSSSSSSSSSFFPLHPRHILTIAIHLATLQLIAALLLTLMLLWHISTTTLVENYRMPQWWVDLFLAEHASAWRVGVWVGVGVLVPVDCVLGLLGVDWGCAVLRGKEGEGSADVDVDRDEDVDERRRERERNDYRTHAASISQEYPHTSFLTGFEINSTPACQPYTLHPFLHPRLPPTAQLALLTLFDLLMLSILTAHIATYIVSLPTALAFCYMPAVLAHPDYEFGDTNVLLSMRDRCIGLNVDIHVAGGFAVFMAIVLGLLHLAALAARIWAVLALGRDGVLGKRDAGGMRDVGMGSVKVDSSRDVSPGRASSALGSMTSRHSVPRVDGAMSSVDSCIVSSVGAEERCTGIGIVDRSAERAVRRGANTTRGSEAWTGSAMWNEVLLECLIDG; encoded by the exons ATGCtcccctcctcctcctcctcctcctcctcctccttcttcccCCTCCACCCCCGCCACATCCTCACAATCGCCATCCACCTCGCCACCCTCCAACTCATCGCCGCGCTCCTCCTCACACTCATGCTCCTCTGGCACATCAGCACCACGACGCTAGTCGAGAACTACCGGATGCCGCAGTGGTGGGTCGATTTGTTCCTAGCCGAGCACGCGAGTGCGTGGCGAGTGGGTGTTTGGGTCGGGGTTGGGGTGCTG GTGCCGGTTGATTGCGTGCTTGGGCTGTTGGGGGTCGATTGGGGGTGTGCTGTGTTGCGTGGTAAGGAAGGGGAGGGTAGCGctgatgtggatgtggatagGGACGAGGATGTCGACGAGCGAAGGCGAGAGCGAGAGCGAAACGACTACAGAACGCATGCGGCTTCGATATCCCAAGAATATCCTCACACCTCGTTTCTCACCGGCTTCGAGATCAACTCAACGCCTGCCTGCCAACCATACACACTCCACCCCTTCCTCCACCCCCGCCTTCCTCCGACAGCCCAACTCGCACTCCTCACCCTCTTCGACTTACTCATGCTCTCCATCCTCACCGCGCACATCGCAACCTACATTGTCAGCCTCCCGACCGCCCTAGCATTCTGCTACATGCCCGCCGTCCTCGCACATCCAGACTACGAGTTCGGCGACACCAACGTGCTGCTGAGCATGCGCGACCGGTGCATTGGGCTGAACGTGGATATCCACGTTGCTGGGGGGTTTGCGGTGTTTATGGCGATTGTGCTGGGGCTGCTGCATCTTGCTGCGCTGGCGGCAAGAATTTGGGCGGTGCTTGCGTTGGGGAGGGATGGTGTGTTGGGGAAAAGAGATGCAGGCGGGATGCGGGACGTTGGAATGGGGAGTGTAAAGGTGGACTCATCAAGAGACGTATCGCCTGGTAGAGCGAGTTCAGCGCTGGGTTCGATGACGAGTAGGCACTCTGTACCGCGCGTCGATGGCGCGATGTCTTCCGTCGACTCGTGCATCGTTAGTTCGGTTGGCGCGGAGGAACGCTGTACGGGCATCGGGATCGTGGACCGGAGTGCTGAGCGAGCGGTGCGGCGAGGCGCGAACACAACTCGAGGAAGCGAGGCATGGACGGGTTCTGCGATGTGGAACGAGGTTCTGTTAGAGTGTCTTATCGACGGATGA